A single genomic interval of Electrophorus electricus isolate fEleEle1 chromosome 2, fEleEle1.pri, whole genome shotgun sequence harbors:
- the LOC113591994 gene encoding CMP-N-acetylneuraminate-beta-galactosamide-alpha-2,3-sialyltransferase 1-like: MVTRRTSAHLRLVHCGSSSWWRRQMRLWSKRFWRRRLHLMALFCAMTVVTFFFGLSNLESSFILGSMLSSAPKPCACQPCIVGQENDTWFYKKLKQSVQPLLTKDNRELTNETYAWWMYLQMEEKPSILNMVLDKLFRIIPGDEDYMDAEPTRCRKCAVVGNSGNLRSSGYGKLIDSNDFVIRINQAPTEGYEQDVGSRTTHHVMYPESAKDLNDNTNLLLVPFKILDLEWIISALTTGHITHTYEPVMSRIKANRNKVLVFSPTFMRYIHESWLKGHGRYPSTGFLSLMFALHVCDKVNVFGFGADHRGNWHHYWEVNLLDSAFRETGVHDADQEQNITQMLAKKGKITLFKGVVWSSFRWDS, from the exons atgGTGACAAGAAGAACCTCAGCCCATCTCCGACTAGTACACTGTGGGTCCAGCTCTTGGTGGAGGAGACAGATGCGGCTCTGGTCAAAAAGGTTCTGGCGGAGAAGGCTGCACTTGATGGCACTCTTCTGCGCCATGACAGTTGTCACGTTCTTCTTTGGCCTCTCCAATTTGGAGTCCTCATTCATTCTGGGGTCAATGCTGAGCAGCGCCCCCAAGCCATGTGCCTGCCAACCATGCATTGTGGGTCAAGAGAACGACACATGGTTCTACAAGAAACTCAAACAGTCTGTCCAGCCACTGCTGACGAAGGATAACAGGGAATTGACCAATGAGACCTACGCCTGGTGGATG tacCTGCAGATGGAAGAAAAGCCATCCATCTTAAATATGGTCCTGGACAAGCTGTTCCGCATCATCCCAGGAGATGAGGACTATATGGATGCTGAACCTACCCGCTGCCGGAAGTGTGCCGTGGTTGGGAATTCCGGAAACCTCCGCTCATCGGGTTATGGCAAGCTCATTGACTCCAATGATTTCGTCATACG aatAAACCAGGCTCCCACAGAAGGTTATGAGCAAGATGTTGGATCAAGGACTACACACCATGTGATGTACCCAGAGAGTGCTAAAGATCTGAATGACAACACCAATCTTCTGTTGGTGCCTTTCAAAATCCTGGATCTGGAGTGGATCATTAGTGCCTTGACTACAGGGCACATCACCCA cacataTGAACCTGTCATGTCACGAATCAAGGCTAACAGGAATAAG GTGTTAGTGTTCAGCCCTACATTCATGAGGTACATCCATGAGTCATGGTTGAAAGGTCATGGAAGATACCCGTCTactggctttctctctctcatgtttgCTCTTCACGTATGTGACAAg GTGAATGTTTTTGGGTTCGGTGCCGACCATCGTGGAAACTGGCACCACTACTGGGAGGTCAACTTGTTGGACTCTGCCTTCCGGGAAACAGGTGTCCATGACGCAGACCAAGAGCAAAACATCACGCAAATGCTGGCCAAGAAAGGCAAGATCACACTGTTTAAGGGAGTCGTCTGGTCCTCATTTAGGTGGGATTCATAG